One genomic window of Mogibacterium diversum includes the following:
- the purD gene encoding phosphoribosylamine--glycine ligase encodes METSTGGSRKGRSRDSGKERIMNIAVIGGGGREHAIIRSLKRSNDVSHIYALPGNGGIAEDAECVAIGAKDLDAIVDFAVEKKLDYVVVAPDDPLVLGLVDMLEEKGIPCFGPNKAAAIIEGSKAFSKKLMKKYEIPTAEYEIFSDMKAALEYIETCPIPTVIKADGLALGKGVIIAETREEARDGLRTIMEDHKFGASGDTVVIEEFLEGPEVSVLSFTDGKVVRPMVSSMDHKRALDGDKGLNTGGMGTVAPNPYYTEEISEQCMEQIFRPTIEAMAAEGRAFKGCLYFGLMLTKDGPKVIEYNSRFGDPETQVVLPLLEGDLLEIMRATTDGTLADVKFSFRDEAACCVVAASDGYPASYEKGFEIKLPEEHEHIYIAGSKLKDGKQVTSGGRVLGVVETAPTLDEAVDKAYAKLGEVHFDNMYFRRDIGAKALAARR; translated from the coding sequence GTGGAAACTTCTACCGGCGGCAGTCGAAAAGGTCGCAGCAGAGATAGTGGCAAGGAGAGGATAATGAATATTGCAGTAATTGGTGGCGGCGGTAGAGAGCACGCCATAATCAGGAGTCTAAAGCGTAGCAATGATGTATCGCATATCTATGCACTGCCAGGTAACGGCGGTATAGCTGAAGATGCGGAATGCGTGGCGATTGGTGCAAAAGACCTGGATGCGATTGTCGATTTTGCAGTAGAAAAAAAGCTAGACTACGTTGTCGTAGCTCCCGACGATCCGCTAGTTCTTGGACTCGTGGACATGCTCGAAGAAAAGGGAATTCCCTGCTTCGGTCCAAATAAAGCAGCGGCGATTATAGAGGGAAGTAAAGCGTTTTCCAAGAAGCTCATGAAGAAGTATGAAATACCGACTGCTGAGTATGAGATTTTCAGCGATATGAAAGCTGCTCTCGAATACATCGAAACTTGCCCGATTCCGACGGTAATCAAGGCTGATGGGCTTGCGCTAGGTAAGGGTGTAATCATTGCTGAAACTCGCGAAGAGGCTAGAGATGGACTCCGCACAATAATGGAAGACCATAAGTTCGGCGCGAGCGGAGACACTGTAGTCATAGAGGAATTTCTAGAAGGTCCTGAGGTAAGCGTGCTATCGTTCACTGACGGCAAGGTAGTTAGACCGATGGTTTCCTCGATGGACCACAAGAGAGCTCTAGATGGAGACAAGGGACTAAATACTGGAGGCATGGGCACCGTTGCTCCTAACCCTTACTACACAGAGGAGATTAGCGAGCAGTGCATGGAGCAGATATTTAGGCCTACTATTGAAGCTATGGCAGCTGAGGGAAGGGCTTTTAAGGGCTGCCTTTACTTTGGTCTCATGCTCACCAAGGATGGACCGAAGGTCATCGAATACAACAGTAGATTTGGCGATCCTGAGACACAGGTGGTGCTTCCACTCCTAGAGGGAGACCTTCTAGAAATCATGAGGGCGACTACAGACGGCACACTGGCTGATGTGAAGTTCTCATTTAGAGATGAAGCCGCATGCTGCGTAGTAGCTGCCTCAGATGGATACCCTGCATCATATGAAAAGGGATTTGAGATAAAGCTTCCGGAGGAGCATGAGCACATATACATTGCAGGCAGTAAGCTCAAAGATGGCAAGCAGGTGACAAGCGGCGGCAGAGTGCTCGGTGTGGTTGAGACAGCTCCGACACTCGATGAAGCGGTGGATAAAGCCTATGCGAAGCTAGGAGAAGTGCATTTCGATAATATGTATTTTAGAAGAGATATCGGAGCGAAGGCGCTCGCAGCACGAAGATAA
- the purN gene encoding phosphoribosylglycinamide formyltransferase, protein MSSFARVAVLISGGGTNLQAIIDRLAEGELPHVELALVASSRKNAGGLDRAERAGIKHVYIGKENFEQDLIKLLDEHEIDIIVLAGFLKILSSDFVSRYPDRIINVHPSLIPSFCGDGFYGLRVHEAALSYGVKVTGATVHFVNEVTDGGKIIAQRAVDVKDGDTPEILQRRVMEEAEWKLLPAAVEKVAAEIVARRG, encoded by the coding sequence ATGAGTAGTTTTGCAAGGGTCGCAGTTCTAATATCTGGAGGAGGCACCAACCTGCAGGCTATCATAGATAGGTTGGCAGAAGGTGAGCTTCCGCATGTGGAGCTCGCACTGGTAGCTTCGTCTCGCAAGAATGCGGGAGGTCTTGATAGAGCTGAGAGAGCAGGTATAAAGCATGTTTATATCGGCAAGGAGAATTTTGAGCAGGATCTAATAAAACTTCTAGATGAGCATGAGATAGACATCATCGTGCTGGCGGGATTTCTTAAGATCCTTAGCAGCGATTTTGTCAGCAGATACCCAGACAGGATTATCAATGTGCATCCATCACTCATTCCGTCATTTTGTGGCGACGGCTTCTACGGACTTCGCGTTCACGAGGCCGCACTTTCATACGGTGTAAAGGTGACAGGTGCAACTGTTCATTTCGTAAATGAAGTTACGGATGGTGGCAAGATTATCGCTCAGCGTGCAGTAGATGTTAAGGATGGCGACACGCCAGAAATTCTCCAGAGACGAGTTATGGAGGAAGCTGAGTGGAAACTTCTACCGGCGGCAGTCGAAAAGGTCGCAGCAGAGATAGTGGCAAGGAGAGGATAA
- the purM gene encoding phosphoribosylformylglycinamidine cyclo-ligase — protein MKSQSESYKEAGVDITSGYRAVELMKEHVGKTMKFGNTAPVGGFGGLLQPDLTGMSEPILVSGTDGVGTKLKLAFLQDKHDTVGIDCVAMCVNDIICVGAKPLFFLDYIACGKNVPEKIASIVKGVADGCIQSECCLIGGETAEMPGFYPEDEYDLAGFAVGIVDKSKVIDIEKVSEGDVIIGIASSGIHSNGYSLVRKVFDVENVDLTAKRDDLGGKSLGEALIEPTKIYVKPMTELFKEMTPHAVMHITGGGFYENIPRALPEGMTAKIDKNSLEIPAIFKVLAETGNIPERDMFNTYNMGIGMTVVVPREDSERALEIINGAGEKAYVIGEIVKGDEGVIIEG, from the coding sequence ATGAAGAGCCAGAGCGAGAGCTACAAGGAAGCGGGAGTAGATATCACCAGCGGATATAGAGCGGTAGAGCTCATGAAGGAGCACGTGGGCAAGACCATGAAGTTCGGAAATACAGCTCCTGTAGGTGGCTTCGGCGGACTGCTGCAGCCAGATCTCACAGGCATGAGCGAGCCAATCCTAGTCAGTGGAACCGACGGCGTGGGAACTAAGCTCAAGCTTGCTTTCCTGCAGGACAAGCACGACACGGTGGGCATCGACTGCGTTGCGATGTGTGTTAACGACATCATCTGTGTGGGTGCAAAGCCCCTGTTCTTCCTCGACTATATAGCTTGTGGCAAGAACGTTCCTGAGAAAATAGCATCCATAGTAAAGGGTGTTGCCGATGGCTGTATCCAGTCCGAGTGCTGCCTAATCGGTGGCGAGACGGCTGAGATGCCAGGCTTCTATCCTGAAGACGAGTATGACCTAGCTGGATTTGCGGTTGGAATCGTAGATAAGAGCAAGGTTATCGATATAGAGAAGGTGAGCGAGGGCGATGTCATAATCGGAATCGCATCATCGGGAATTCATTCAAATGGATATTCGCTAGTCAGAAAGGTTTTCGACGTTGAGAACGTAGATCTCACGGCAAAGAGAGACGATCTCGGAGGAAAGTCCCTAGGAGAGGCACTTATCGAGCCAACTAAGATTTACGTGAAGCCGATGACTGAGCTATTCAAGGAGATGACTCCGCACGCAGTAATGCATATCACAGGCGGAGGTTTTTATGAGAACATCCCTCGCGCACTGCCAGAAGGCATGACAGCTAAGATAGACAAGAACAGTCTTGAGATACCAGCGATTTTCAAGGTTCTAGCTGAGACAGGAAACATCCCAGAGCGCGACATGTTCAACACTTACAATATGGGTATTGGCATGACTGTAGTTGTGCCTCGTGAGGACTCTGAGAGGGCACTCGAGATCATAAACGGTGCTGGCGAGAAGGCGTATGTAATCGGAGAAATCGTTAAAGGAGACGAAGGCGTAATTATCGAAGGATAA